The following coding sequences lie in one Girardinichthys multiradiatus isolate DD_20200921_A chromosome 13, DD_fGirMul_XY1, whole genome shotgun sequence genomic window:
- the dpm3 gene encoding dolichol-phosphate mannosyltransferase subunit 3, with protein sequence MTKLLQWLLGVSLLGAIWTVVAFDLLELGLPRTYREVAWPMPLYLLVSFGCYSLATVGYRVATFNDCDEAARELQEQIKEAKDDLKKKGLRM encoded by the coding sequence ATGACTAAACTTCTGCAGTGGCTGCTCGGGGTCTCGCTACTAGGCGCTATATGGACTGTGGTCGCTTTCGACCTGCTGGAGCTCGGCCTCCCCCGGACCTACAGGGAGGTGGCCTGGCCCATGCCTCTCTACCTGCTGGTTTCGTTCGGCTGCTACTCCCTGGCCACGGTGGGCTACCGGGTGGCCACCTTCAACGACTGCGACGAGGCGGCCAGAGAACTGCAGGAGCAGATCAAGGAAGCCAAAGATGACCTGAAGAAAAAGGGGTTAAGGATGTAA